A window of Candidatus Thorarchaeota archaeon genomic DNA:
TTCGACAAAGTATGCGAAGACTGGGAAGAGGAATTTCTCGTCAAGCCAAGCTTTCAAGTTTGGGATACTGTCACTACTGCGATTGTCTATCGGGTTACTGTCATCGTAGATGAACCGAGAGAACTACTGATTCATGTTGCTGATTTCATGGATGATATGCTTCTGCCATACCGTCAAGATAGTTCCGAGAGAGGGGGACAGAATCAGTCTTCTATGATTTCTGTTCTTTCCTTTGCTTCGAGCAACTGCTGCTGGTGCTTCCTAAGCATCCAGACTGAATATATTAGTGAAGCTAAACCCCCGAAAATACCAATCAACCACAACTCACTCGCAAAGGGATGAGAAAGCCATTTAGTCAAAATGTATACATTGAGACTGAAGAAGAAAATACCGAATGAGATTATTATCGCATGATATGACCATGGTAGTCCGTCTTGTTCCATCCTTAGCCCGGGTTTCTCTCGAAGATGGAACTTTATAGAGATTACCATCTCACTCATCTGTTTTCCGCAATCTCTACTTTTGCCCCTACCGTGCTGCTAAACAACCTGTATTCAGGTCAAGAAGGGGATTTGGGCGGTCTAGGATTTCTGATTATTCTCCTCTTCCATTTCCAATGGAGTAACAAGTAACCCATCGGATGTCGCTTTCAGTACTACGCGTTTCTCAATTCCAGCCATCCGCCGGATAGCTTCAGGAATGACCATGCGACCTTTTGCATCTACTTCTGATATGTCACCATAGAGTACATGCTTCTGCCCCTCAATGAGACCATCTCTGATACGCAAGATTCGATCTGCATATTCAGCAACACGAGGATTGTGCGTGACATTTACAATCGTTGTTCCAAATTCGCGGTTAGTTTTTCGCAAAGCTTTCATGACGATGTCGGCTGTTTCAGTATCGAGTTCGCCCGTAACCTCGTCCGCGAGTAGAAGCTCAGGTTGGTTTGCAAGCGCTACACAAATGGCTACCCGTTGATTCTCTCCTCCTGATAGCTGGTTTGGCTTATGGTCCATTCTGTGCTCCATATTGAATGTCTCCAGTAATTCCTTGGCTCGTTTGTCTGTTTTGTCCTTTGGAGCATTGGCTAGTTTCATCGGGACTTTCACATTCTTCAGGGCGGACAACCCTGGGATGAGATTCCCAACCTGCCAGACAAAACCTACCTTCTTTCGTCTGTATAACATTGCACGCCTATCATCGAGTAGGGTGATGTTATGGCCGTCAAAGATTACTTTTCCGGCTGTTGGCTTGTCGAGAGCCCCGATTAGTTTCAAGAGCGTTGATTTTCCTGAACCCGAGGGCCCCACAATTGAGATAAACTCGCCATGACCGACCTCAAAATCCATACCCCTCAAAGCGATGACTTCTTTTCGCCCTCGGCGATAAACCTTCATGAGATCTCGTACCACAAGTTTGTTCTCTTCCGCAATTTGTTCTAAATCTTCCAAGTTATTCCCTCCACTCAGCTAACGTACTGGATTTCCTCCGCGATATTTTTCTCCAATGTTTCTTTGGTGATGAAGTAAGTTGTAATGAGCACTGCTGCTATCGTTACCAAAAAGATGAGTCCGATGGTAACAACCGGCACAGCTGGAATCACTCGGAGCCTCAGCCAGGGTAAGGTGATTGATGTACCCAAGTAACTCAATGGAATTTGAATTGCAAATCCCGTTAGTGCGAGACCTATCAGCCCTCCTATTGCTGCGGCAACAACCGTGGTAGCCAACGAGTCTACGAGCATCGGAATCATGATGGATTGACGTTCTGTTCCAAGGGCTCTGAGCACTGAAAGTGGCCGCCTAAGATTTTGAATCCTGACGACAGTAACTATTGCAATGCCTGCTGTCAAGTAAATCAATGAGAAAACCACATTCAGAGTATAGACACCGTATATGGTCTGAGCGCCCCTTGAATCGAGTGACTGATCAAGATTCAGGAGTCCGGAATCAATGCTTTCGAACGAGTACTCAGATAGAACTGAGATTTCGTCCATGACTCTTGTATAGTTAGCCCCGTCATTCAGTTTGATGTAGAAGCTGGAAACCCTTCTAGTGTCCATACAGCTATGGACATAGTCTAGATTCATAATGGCAAACCGACTCAATTCGGGTCTCCCTGGGAAGTAGGTATTCTCTATCCCATATTGACTCTGCAATCCTAGAATATCAACAATTTCACAATCGGACTTATTCTGCCAGCTAGGACCATGCAATGTGATTTCAATTTCATTGGAATATATTGGTACTCTTCCAGCGACACCTGTTTCGTAATGATCAATTGGTTTGAATGAGGTAATCACATTTTGGTTGTTGAGTGACATCTGGTTTAGTGATTGTGCAGGCGTTCGATCGTTGGCAAAATAGTCTAGCCAGAATGCTGTTTCAGCCCAGGCGTTTGCTTGGACACCGAAAATATCTATATCTTCTGTCACGTATCGGTAGCTGCCATCCCACTGTACTTGTCTGTATTCCACCTCACCACTCGTCTGGAACACAGCAGAGCCCTTCTTGACACCATCAATGCTGGTAATCTCATCCAACGTATCCAAGGTGACGTTGCTCATTTCTGGCCGCACCCTGACAACAATATCTCCACCAGCTTCAAACATAGTTAGAGATTGAGTATGATTATAGCCTGTCTCAGCTGAAATGGAACAGAACACACCGGCAGCAAACACAAGACCAATGAATACGACAGCTAGTGACTCACTCTTCTTGAACATGGTAACAGTCCGGGATAAGAGACGAGAACCCGGTGCGTACTCCTCTGTCTTCAAGCGCGATACGATATTTGCTTTTACGTTGGGCCCCCCTCTGGATAATAATCTAGCAATTCCCAAAACAAAGATGCCCATGAAAACGATTGTGACAATGCTGAAGTAAATGTTCCCTCTGCCGTATCCTATTCCGACATATCCAAGCATAGAGAACATTGGATACAGAAAGAACGCAGAAATCCCCACAGCGGCAAGATCAATGAATGGATTACCGAGATCGCTTTCTTCTTGTAAGACCTCTCTTTCAAGCCACGCATGAGCTTCCTCTGGTGACATAAGGAGGGCTTGAACCGCTGTGGGAATCGATACCACTACTCCCACTCCAAAGGCAAAAAGAAATACCCATGTAAGAGCATCTTGTTCAAGGAGCAGAGTGAAATCAACCATCCTTTCAAAACTGAATTCCAGCAGAGTACGAACTGAACCAGATAGATAAGACGAGAGTAGTCCAACCAAAACAGCACCGAAGCTTCCAACTAGTGCAACGGTGATGGCTTGCAACAAAACCCATTTGAAGGCTTGCCAACCAGATGCCCCTCTGGTTTTGAGAGTACCAACGTTTTTTCTTCTCTGGTCCGCGAGAAGCTCGGAATTGTAGTAAACTAGCATGATGCCCATTGTCAGGGCGGGTACGGAGAAGGCTAATGAAATCGATGTGACAGTTTGAGCCCATCCCGAATATGAAATTAGTGTGTCTTCCAGTTCGTAGTCAGATAGAAACGCATAGGGAAGGGTATCCTGCTCTATCTGTTTCCCAATATCCTCGGCCCTATCTGCAGGTGAAATATCTGGATAGGAAAGTATAGCAGATTCATCTAAGTCTACCCAGATAACCTCAGATTGACTGACATAGCCCCGGTGCTCTAGCTGGGAGAAGCCCGCATCTAAACCGTCTTTAGTCGTTAACATTCGGAGCATTGAAGCCCCTTCCCCGGGGGAGTACCAAGATTGACCGAATAGATTGGTTTCGAACGTTCCAACAACGATGAAGTCCTTTTCTAAATCGATTCTTGTTTCATTTTCATAGATTCTTGCCTTAGCCGTAAAATTGTCTCCTAGGGACAGTCCATAGTGTTCAAGGGTTGAGGCTTCAACATAACACGAAGAACCGTTCAGATTGCCTATAGTGGCTGTGATTTCGAAAGCCTTTGGAAATAGCGAGAGTGTGTTTTCAGAGAGTCCAAGATAGACGTGTTCTTGGTAGATGTATTCGTCGGCGTCCCAATCGTACGATCTTACCTTACTGAGGAGGTCAGCACGTTCTACGTCTTGTTGCTGATGGATTATATCTTGGATGTCCTCTGGTGTTGTTTCATTCTGTTCGTAGAATTGATAGGACATTGCAACCTGCATATCAACCGAGATTTCTGTCGTCATCTCATTGAGCACGTCAGGCCGAATGCTATCCATATAGAACAGGACACCGCCCAACACGCCTGCTGATAGGGAGAATACAAGTAATGTAGCAAGTACCTTTCGCTTGTCTGCTGATAACCTGGCTAACATGTACATTTAGACCCCTCCTCTGTAAGGGCCAGCTTCAGCCCAATGTGCGTTCAGGGCTTCCTGAAGATTTACACGTGAATTTGTTACAGCCACAATGACAATCATGCCCACCATAGAAACCACAAAGAAGATGAGTATCGTAAGAAGGGTTAACCATGGGACGGATGGAAATATCCCTACAGGGAATATGAAACTGCTTGTGGAAATCGTTGCAAGTGTGTTTGCTATG
This region includes:
- a CDS encoding ATP-binding cassette domain-containing protein; amino-acid sequence: MEDLEQIAEENKLVVRDLMKVYRRGRKEVIALRGMDFEVGHGEFISIVGPSGSGKSTLLKLIGALDKPTAGKVIFDGHNITLLDDRRAMLYRRKKVGFVWQVGNLIPGLSALKNVKVPMKLANAPKDKTDKRAKELLETFNMEHRMDHKPNQLSGGENQRVAICVALANQPELLLADEVTGELDTETADIVMKALRKTNREFGTTIVNVTHNPRVAEYADRILRIRDGLIEGQKHVLYGDISEVDAKGRMVIPEAIRRMAGIEKRVVLKATSDGLLVTPLEMEEENNQKS